The Dioscorea cayenensis subsp. rotundata cultivar TDr96_F1 chromosome 7, TDr96_F1_v2_PseudoChromosome.rev07_lg8_w22 25.fasta, whole genome shotgun sequence genome includes a region encoding these proteins:
- the LOC120264479 gene encoding LOW QUALITY PROTEIN: 50S ribosomal protein L13-like (The sequence of the model RefSeq protein was modified relative to this genomic sequence to represent the inferred CDS: deleted 2 bases in 1 codon), whose amino-acid sequence MAATSAVIQPFKGNLKKALAGIRRINLDGLRWRVFDAKGQVLGRLASQIAVVVQGKDKPTYTPNRDDGDMCIVLNAKDVCVTGRKLTDKFYRWYTGYVGHLKERSLKDQLAKDPTEVIRQILHAMLPNNKLRDDRDRKLRIFAESDHPFTDRPLEPYVMPPRTVREMRPRARRALIRAQKKEEQKATPPDKKKANGDEIVCVTHSSSA is encoded by the exons ATGGCGGCTACTTCAGCTGTAATCCAACCATTCAAAGGGAATTTGAAG AAAGCACTGGCTGGAATTAGGAGAATCAATCTTGATGGGCTGAGGTGGAGAGTGTTCGATGCGAAGGGGCAG GTCCTTGGAAGACTGGCTTCTCAAATAGCTGTTGTGGTTCAAGGCAAGGATAAGCCGACATACACTCCTAATCGTGATGATGGGGATATGTGTATTGTTCTTAATGCTAAAGATGTTTGTGTTACCGGGAGGAAATTGACTGATAAGTTCTACCGCTGGTATACTGG GTATGTTGGCCATCTTAAGGAGAGAAGCTTGAAGGACCAACTAGCTAAGGACCCGACTGAAGTGATTCGC CAAATACTTCATGCAATGCTTCCTAATAACAAGTTGCGTGAT GACCGGGACCGAAAACTAAGAATATTTGCTGAGAGTGACCATCCATTTACAGACCGTCCTCTCGAGCCATATGTGATGCCTCCTCGGACTGTTCGTGAAATGCGACCACGCGCTCGTCGTGCACTTATTCGAGCTCAAAAGAAGGAAGAACAGAAGGCAACACCCCCCGATAAGAAGAAGGCCAATGGCGATGAGATCGTTTGTGTAACCCATTCCAGTTCTGCATAG
- the LOC120265021 gene encoding uncharacterized protein LOC120265021, with translation MAETSLVLVYYNGSIIANEDTIIFSSEDQSYFYVKDDILYENLKRSIKENIETVEYQGVSCIKYQLPISSRSSKICYRSFKLRNNRDVRMMFDCHKRNPDISIIELYVEFSAATFEGAPSQQQTATDDEVQRNLRRERISSPCQVNEPERLSMEWRAQDDPPPNNYFTNSQHLQGGTSSFYDTHETEFGQYGRSSGDDEDDDGDSFGEDTEASVDDIQLEECNLEDVPMTNHNFMMAPMEPPAHMQTLDLEAMPAQEFPEYPLLYADTLTGATTNGDLHVGMRFRSKDDAMTAIKHYCLLKSVEYKVIESDPTRYSGKCKSYGDECN, from the coding sequence ATGGCAGAGACTTCACTTGTATTGGTTTACTACAATGGTTCAATCATTGCTAATGAAGACACAATTATATTTTCGTCGgaggatcaatcatatttttatgtcaaAGACGACATCTTGtacgaaaatttaaagagatccattaaagaaaacattgagACTGTTGAATACCAAGGAGTTTCATGTATCAAATACCAGCTCCCAATTTCTTCAAGATCTAGTAAGATTTGCTATCGGTCATTCAAATTGCGTAATAACCGAGATGTTCGGATGATGTTCGACTGCCACAAAAGAAATCCAGATATTAGCATCATTGAATTGTACGTGGAGTTCAGCGCTGCAACTTTCGAGGGTGCTCCTTCCCAACAACAAACCGCCACAGATGATGAAGTTCAACGCAATTTGAGACGGGAGAGGATTTCATCACCATGCCAAGTTAATGAACCTGAACGGCTCTCTATGGAGTGGAGGGCACAAGATGATCCACCACCCAAcaattattttactaattcacaACATCTACAAGGCGGAACAAGTTCTTTTTATGATACTCATGAAACCGAATTCGGTCAGTATGGCCGATCCAGTGGAGACGATGAGGACGACGATGGTGACAGCTTTGGGGAAGACACTGAAGCAAGTGTTGATGACATTCAGTTAGAAGAATGCAATCTTGAAGACGTTCCAATGACCAACCATAATTTTATGATGGCACCAATGGAGCCTCCAGCACATATGCAGacccttgatttggaagcaatgcCCGCACAAGAATTTCCGGAGTACCCTTTATTGTATGCCGACACATTAACTGGAGCAACGACAAATGGAGATCTTCATGTAGGCATGAGGTTTCGAAGCAAAGATGATGCTATGACCGCAATTAAGCATTACTGCTTACTTAAATCTGTCGAATACAAAGTTATTGAGTCTGATCCGACTCGATACTCCGGTAAATGTAAGTCATATGGTGATGAGTGCAATTAG
- the LOC120265553 gene encoding protein ABCI12, chloroplastic: MSYSTLLYPSFFSSPNPNPNALRFSHSSIFHSSRLIFSGLPKLGANVVKKRTPLNCFAAQQPHNEGTPSKGWESWILHGAISPERILRVIAGATSSPICQFIESPRTFLHSVDPRIKLIWLLALVILPARSNIYIRFGLVGYLSILSISVLPTQIWMDQLGRVALLSGILFVMLGFGTDSVPTFLQSRTPPPSLIGLPGIPSSLSGYSYLIMKLGPLQLTRKGLSLASTSACLSFTIFQSASLCLTTTTPEQLASALRWFMVPFTVLRVPVAEIILTLLLSLRFINLVFDEVRNAALGIVARRINWKQLTVMESLDVFFMYAHRIFKNIFNHAEQISKAMIARGFRGDSDKHKVYFFHDSSNGFINILSLFCLFGLICAAVLLERTFI; this comes from the exons ATGTCTTACTCTACTCTTCTCTATCCTTCCTTCTTCTCTtccccaaaccctaaccctaatgcCCTCCGCTTCTCGCATTCATCCATCTTCCATTCTTCTCGTCTGATCTTCTCCGGATTGCCGAAACTTGGTGCCAATGTTGTGAAGAAGAGGACTCCATTGAATTGCTTTGCGGCGCAGCAGCCGCACAACGAGGGAACACCTTCAAAAGGATGGGAATCTTGGATCCTCCATGGCGCTATCTCTCCGGAGAGAATCCTCAGGGTGATAGCCGGTGCCACCTCCAGCCCAATTTGCCAGTTCATCGAGTCTCCTCGCACCTTCCTCCATTCTGTCGACCCGAGAATCAAATTG ATATGGCTTTTGGCTCTTGTAATTTTACCGGCAAGGTCAAATATTTACATACGCTTCGGATTGGTCGGCTACCTCTCAATCTTGTCAATTTCAGTTCTTCCTACTCAAATTTGGATG gatCAACTAGGCAGAGTAGCTCTCCTTTCAGGGATTTTGTTTGTGATGCTGGGTTTTGGAACAGACAGTGTGCCGACATTTCTTCAATCAAGAACTCCTCCCCCATCATTGATAGGATTGCCTGGTATCCCTTCATCATTGAGTGGTTATTCATATTTGATTATGAAGCTTGGACCACTGCAATTAACGAGGAAAGGCTTGTCACTAGCTAGTACGTCTGCATGCCTGTCATTCaca atCTTTCAAAGTGCCAGTTTGTGCCTAACAACCACGACTCCGGAGCAACTTGCCTCTGCACTGCGGTGGTTTATGGTTCCATTCACAGTTCTTCGTGTTCCAGTTGCTGAGATAATACTGACTCTGCTACTGTCACTGAGGTTTATAAATTTGGTCTTTGATGag GTCCGTAATGCTGCATTAGGCATTGTCGCTCGTCGGATAAACTGGAAACAATTGACAGTGATGGAATCATTGGATG TATTCTTCATGTACGCTCATAGGATCTTCAAGAACATTTTTAATCATGCTGAGCAAATTTCTAAG GCAATGATAGCCAGAGGCTTTCGTGGCGACAGTGACAAACACAAAGTTTACTTCTTTCACGATTCTTCAAATGGATTTATCAATATCTTGTCCTTGTTTTGCCTCTTTGGTCTGATATGTGCTGCCGTTCTTTTAGAGCGCACCTTCATCTAA
- the LOC120264689 gene encoding uncharacterized protein LOC120264689 encodes MLYNYLQCNPLTVWYLTNKTCSQTLLSFYPYLNCFTEFSFQLCIEVLISYWITKLEDFSLEEETMPIKKNQSSEGGRSIRLQIFRPPSVDSSNLHDLGGSFFEPQRETSYPTPIGMQDADNINKNHWERAPEKKLIIFAIRLAILEKAASGLGALGFIWATAVLLGGFASLMDSKDFWFVTVILLTEGTRIFSRSHELEWQHQATWTITDAGKRSFRTIASSSQFFIRVIKVIFQPFSAIKPESAQQQHIANDIQIITQTQVPPPIRQCTWRSSDVLMVPYTGLIFISKNISKALYWLQLLSAVACMTLSLMRLIQQNYGVEQPGVENLKLALNLFYGLALAEAHLFLLEKAYWEWKISICKLLEQVNQECDLEITDIVSIKRFFYDAYSSCINGSVFDGLKMDLISFAKELLDSDFHDEQLIGVQILQKFANSDRFSSDTLRKIGTCTSLIERLIEMLSWKNPAKENIRKSAAEIVSKLAGKKQNALRVAGIPASIECVSSLLYTGRKFDNKPYEMWERDIVADQRNYEFSAFNLLGLLILKKLANDHENCWKIGNTRSLLSKIIDFTSTGERFLRNDRVTESQIKAVKRSLQVVKKLVSTTGETGKMLRQEISNIVFTVSNIRDILEYGENHMLLQMHGIEILTSLAMDQDAREKIGSTGGVIRLLLSIFFKPRLTEDQNKVSVEAGETLALLTLNSKHNANCVLKQMQVVDQLVDSLTDPVLQINSSRILRNLCTYSGSENFFCMRGVTAAAPTLLHSIMVEEGKLLELSIGLTIQIFRFMNFEESDKELKKACISPNNFVKKLAQILEKYNIPHVQVPRIRRFVVEMVIWLMKSHEKYIELSKKFEMDKAIKDVAETTSDLECFPVFSGSIGLSRDDISLCSLTHVALELLMKH; translated from the exons ATGCTATACAACTACTTACAATGCAACCCATTGACAGTTTGGTATCTCACAAACAAAACTTGCAGCCAAACATTATTGAGCTTTTATCCTTATCTCAACTGTTTCACCGAATTCTCATTCCAATTGTGCATTGAAGTACTAATTTCCTACTGGATCACAAAGCTTGAGGATTTTAGTCTTGAAGAAGAAACAATGCCAATTAAGAAAAACCAGTCAAGTGAAGGTGGCAGGAGCATCCGGTTACAGATCTTTCGGCCACCCAGTGTAGACAGCAGCAACCTTCATGACCTTGGAGGCTCATTTTTTGAACCTCAGAGAGAAACAAGCTATCCAACACCAATTGGGATGCAAGACGCTGATAACATCAACAAGAATCACTGGGAGAGGGCTCCTGAAAAGAAACTTATCATCTTCGCTATTCGCTTGGCAATCCTTGAAAAGGCAGCCAGTGGTTTAGGAGCCCTCGGATTCATTTGGGCAACTGCAGTTCTCCTCGGTGGATTTGCTTCCTTGATGGATAGTAAAGATTTCTGGTTTGTCACTGTAATCCTACTTACTGAGGGTACCAGAATCTTCAGCCGCAGCCATGAGCTAGAGTGGCAACACCAGGCAACATGGACCATTACTGATGCTGGAAAGCGCAGCTTCCGAACAATTGCATCCAGCTCCCAGTTCTTCATTCGAGTAATCAAAGTCATCTTTCAGCCATTCTCAGCAATCAAACCAGAAAGTGCACAGCAGCAGCATATTGCCAATGATATCCAAATAATCACTCAAACTCAAGTTCCCCCACCCATTAGGCAATGCACATGGAGATCTTCTGATGTTCTCATGGTGCCATATACAGGGTTGATCTTCATATCCAAAAATATCAGCAAGGCACTGTACTGGCTTCAGCTTCTATCTGCTGTTGCTTGTATGACACTCTCGTTGATGCGTCTGATTCAACAAAACTATGGAGTGGAACAGCCTGGAGTTGAAAACCTGAAACTGGCACTTAATCTCTTTTATGGATTGGCACTGGCCGAAGCCCACTTGTTCTTGCTAGAAAAAGCATACTGGGAATGGAAGATCAGCATCTGCAAGTTGCTTGAACAAGTGAACCAGGAATGTGATCTTGAAATTACAGACATCGTGTCAATCAAGCGTTTCTTCTATGATGCATATTCAAGTTGCATCAATGGAAGTGTATTTGACGGCTTGAAGATGGACCTTATTTCTTTTGCTAAGGAACTCTTGGATTCGGATTTTCATGATGAGCAGCTCATTGGGGTTCAGATACTGCAGAAGTTTGCAAACAGTGACAGGTTTTCAAGTGACACACTACGGAAGATAGGGacttgcacttcattgattgaGAGGCTAATTGAGATGCTCAGTTGGAAGAACCCAGCTAAAGAGAACATCAGAAAGTCAGCAGCTGAGATTGTGTCAAAGCTTGCAGGGAAGAAACAGAATGCACTTCGTGTAGCAGGAATTCCAGCCTCAATAGAGTGTGTTTCTTCACTGTTATATACAGGTCGGAAATTTGACAACAAGCCTTATGAAATGTGGGAAAGGGACATTGTTGCAGATCAAAGAAACTACGAGTTCTCTGCCTTCAATTTGTTGGGCCTACTGATACTGAAAAAGCTTGCTAATGATCATGAGAATTGCTGGAAAATTGGGAACACCAGAAGCCTCCTCTCGAAGATTATAGATTTCACTAGTACCGGAGAGCGATTCCTCAGAAATGACCGAGTGACAGAGTCTCAGATCAAAGCAGTGAAGAGGTCTCTGCAAGTTGTAAAGAAGCTGGTGAGCACAACCGGTGAGACAGGGAAGATGCTTCGACAAGAGATATCAAACATTGTTTTCACAGTAAGCAACATAAGAGACATCCTGGAGTATGGGGAGAATCATATGTTGCTGCAAATGCACGGAATTGAGATATTAACTAGTCTGGCAATGGACCAGGATGCGAGAGAAAAGATTGGGAGTACCGGGGGTGTAATTAGACTGCTTCTTTCAATCTTTTTCAAGCCAAGGTTGACAGAGGATCAAAATAAAGTGAGTGTTGAAGCTGGAGAAACATTGGCATTGCTAACATTGAATAGCAAGCACAATGCCAACTGTGTTTTGAAACAGATGCAGGTCGTAGACCAGCTAGTTGATTCATTAACTGACCCAGTACTCCAAATTAATTCATCCAGGATACTGAGGAACTTGTGTACCTATTCAGGATCAGAAAACTTCTTCTGCATGAGGGGAGTAACTGCAGCGGCACCCACT TTGCTGCATTCCATCATGGTGGAGGAGGGCAAACTACTTGAGTTATCAATTGGGCTCACAATACAGATCTTCAGATTTATGAATTTTGAAGAATCTGATAAGGAACTAAAAAAAGCTTGTATTAGTCCAAACAACTTCGTAAAGAAGCTGGCACAGATATTGGAAAAATACAACATCCCACATGTACAGGTTCCAAGGATAAGGAGATTTGTTGTAGAGATGGTAATTTGGCTGATGAAATCACATGAGAAATATATAGAGTTGTCAAAGAAATTCGAGATGGACAAAGCGATCAAGGATGTAGCTGAAACCACATCTGACTTGGAATGCTTCCCTGTCTTTTCTGGTAGCATTGGACTCAGCAGAGATGATATAAGTCTATGCTCACTCACACATGTGGCTTTAGAGCTGTTAATGAAACATTGA